From Oryza sativa Japonica Group chromosome 4, ASM3414082v1, one genomic window encodes:
- the LOC4335610 gene encoding class V chitinase produces MAQKQCSIPTHPHPSPLHSPMAAKNGLLLLSTIAAVTLSSLSLAAVASPATRRSQESREAVRAGYYLAADAHLRPLAALDASLYTHLYYYAVAVHPARRTLLLPPDPAAASLLGDFSRAVKAKNAAVKTVLSIGRGGGAGGAAAVAGSGSDPAFAAMAADPASRAAFIGAAVKVARENGFDGLDVAWRFPASAVEMAEFGFLVAEWRAAVPRGFLLTATVYFSNHVFDAPFAGVDYPSETVARSLDWVNVMAFGLRPPGAANANATAFDAPLYDRASHYSASYGVVSWLDAGVPASKVVMGIPLYGRSWFLRNKANSGVGAPVVAAGPKQRGSNATGAMSYAEVQWLAATATRGSRAVITAYDNASVASYVSVGDVWVAFDGVAVVAEKLAFAARCGLLGYFLWPVNYDDANLTVSRRASQVWTQTKISPEFKNVTGGARQTQAPVQRPPALQSPAPTTAPMSSSSTTSSFSRLSWRMLDVRLHLGALLLLLLLVCYQI; encoded by the exons ATGGCACAAAAACAATGCTCCATCcccacccacccccacccctctcCCCTTCACTCACCAATGGCGGCCAAgaacggcctcctcctcctttccacCATTGCTGCCGtcactctctcctccctctcgctCGCGGCGGTAGCCTCGCCGGCGACCCGTAGGAGCCAAGAATCGCGGGAGGCGGTGCGGGCCGGGTActacctcgccgccgacgcccaccTCCGGCCGCTCGCCGCGCTCGACGCGTCGCTGTACACGCACCTCTACTACTACGCCGTGGCGGTCCACCCCGCGCGCCgcacgctgctgctgccgccggacccggcggcggcgagcctactGGGGGATTTCTCCAGGGCGGTCAAGGCCAAGAACGCCGCCGTCAAGACCGTCCTCTCcatcggccgcggcggcggcgcgggtggtgcggctgcggtggcgggGTCGGGGTCGGACCCCGCgttcgccgccatggccgccgaccCGGCGTCGCGCGCGGCGTTCATCGGGGCGGCGGTCAAGGTCGCGAGGGAGAATGGGTTCGATGGGCTCGACGTGGCGTGGCGGTTcccggcgtcggcggtggagatggcggagTTCGGGTTCCTCGTCGCCGAGTGGCGCGCCGCGGTGCCCCGCGGGTTCCTGCTCACGGCCACGGTGTACTTTTCCAACCACGTGTTCGACGCGCCGTTCGCCGGCGTGGACTACCCGTCGGAGACCGTCGCGAGGAGCCTCGACTGGGTGAACGTGATGGCGTTCGGGCTCCGCCCGCCCGGCGCCGCCAACGCCAACGCCACGGCGTTCGACGCGCCGCTCTACGACAGGGCGTCGCACTACTCGGCGAGCTACGGCGTCGTGTCGTGGCTCGACGCGGGCGTCCCGGCGAGCAAGGTGGTGATGGGGATCCCGCTCTACGGCCGCTCCTGGTTCCTCCGCAACAAGGCGAacagcggcgtcggcgcgccggtggtcgccgcggGGCCGAAGCAGCGGGGCAGCAACGCCACGGGCGCCATGTCCTACGCCGAGGTCCAGTGGctcgccgcgacggcgacgcgcggctCCCGCGCGGTGATCACCGCCTACGACAACGCCTCCGTCGCGTCGTACGTGTCCGTCGGCGACGTCTGGGTCGCGTTCGACGGCgtggccgtcgtcgccgagaagctcgccttcgccgcgcggtgcggcctcctcggctactTCCTCTGGCCGGTCAACTACGACGATGCCAACCTCACCGTGTCGCGGCGAG CATCACAAGTCTGGACACAGACCAAAATCTCGCCGGAGTTCAAGAACGTCACCGGTGGCGCCCGGCAGACGCAGGCGCCGGTGCAGCGGCCGCCGGCGCTCCAGTCGCCTGCGCCGACCACCGCGccgatgtcgtcgtcgtcgacgacgtcgtcgttCTCACGGTTATCTTGGAGAATGCTGGATGTGCGTCTCCATCTGggtgctcttcttcttctcctccttctcgTGTGCTACCAAATCTAG